One Verrucomicrobiia bacterium genomic region harbors:
- a CDS encoding ATP-dependent Clp protease ATP-binding subunit has translation MNNFTPRAQQVLALARKEADRFNHNYVGTEHLLLGLIKLGQGVAVNVLQKMGLDLETVRAEVEKQVGTGPDTKMAGNIPYTPRVKKVLALADKEAKTLNHSYVGTEHLLLGLLREGDGVAARVLKSLDVDIERTRLEVLKELDPGYTGEEGEESAEQAEQGAAPQEKRSEKMPALKAFGRDLTDLAKKGDLDPVIGRKNEIERVIQILCRRTKNNPVLIGEAGVGKTAIVEGLAQEIILGNVPDLLRDKKVVTLDLALMVAGTKYRGQFEERIKAVMEEIRRHKNVILFIDELHTIVGAGSAEGAMDASNIIKPALSRGELQCVGATTLNEYRKYIEKDSALERRFQTVKVEAPSVDEAIQILKGLRPKYEAHHKAKILDVSVEAAVKLSDRYLAGRQLPDKAIDVMDEAGARARIAATIQPPNFKELESKMEEVRIEKETAIKNQDFEAAAALRDKEKEAKTNYEEKVKAWKTHREEQIVTVDEDDVFQVMSKWTGIPLQRLTMEESARLLRVAEELKGKVIGQDEAVNAIGRALRRSRADLKDPKRPIGSFIFLGPTGVGKSHLAKVLAEYMFGNSDALIQIDMSEYMEKFNVSRLVGSPPGYVGYEEGGQLTERVRRHPYSVVLFDEIEKAHPEVWNILLQILEDGMITDSLGRKIDFRNTVIILTSNVGADIVRKSTSLGFGTKMDSESYDQMKEKMLEETKRVFKPEFLNRLDDIIVFHSLTKEDLRHIVDIEVGKVVTRLHYKEIALELTDAAKDFLIEKGYDPAYGARPLRRAVERNIEDYVAEEILKGNVKPTSVIKVDCEEGKLKFDITTAPPLNIEGSEPVSTPPPQNS, from the coding sequence ATGAATAATTTTACTCCTCGAGCGCAACAGGTGTTGGCATTGGCGCGTAAAGAGGCCGACCGATTTAACCATAATTATGTGGGCACCGAGCATTTGTTGTTAGGCCTAATTAAGTTGGGGCAGGGTGTGGCAGTCAATGTGCTGCAAAAAATGGGGTTGGATTTGGAAACGGTGCGTGCCGAAGTGGAGAAGCAAGTTGGCACGGGTCCGGATACCAAAATGGCAGGAAATATTCCTTACACGCCTCGTGTGAAAAAAGTTTTGGCATTAGCGGATAAAGAGGCGAAGACTTTGAACCACAGTTATGTGGGCACGGAACATTTATTGTTGGGTTTGTTGCGTGAAGGAGATGGCGTGGCGGCGCGCGTGTTAAAAAGTTTGGATGTGGATATTGAACGCACCCGTTTGGAAGTGTTAAAGGAATTGGATCCGGGTTATACGGGCGAAGAAGGCGAAGAAAGCGCAGAACAGGCTGAGCAAGGAGCGGCACCTCAAGAAAAGCGTTCGGAAAAAATGCCAGCGTTGAAAGCATTTGGTCGTGATTTAACGGATTTGGCTAAGAAGGGTGATCTCGATCCGGTGATTGGTCGCAAAAATGAGATTGAGCGTGTGATTCAGATTTTATGTCGACGCACCAAAAATAATCCTGTTTTGATCGGAGAAGCGGGCGTAGGTAAAACAGCGATTGTGGAGGGTTTGGCGCAAGAAATTATTTTGGGCAATGTGCCGGATTTGTTGCGTGATAAAAAAGTGGTAACTTTGGATTTGGCCTTGATGGTGGCGGGCACCAAATATCGCGGTCAATTTGAAGAGCGCATTAAAGCGGTGATGGAAGAGATTCGACGCCATAAAAATGTGATTCTTTTTATTGATGAGTTGCACACGATTGTGGGCGCAGGTTCTGCGGAAGGAGCGATGGATGCTTCGAATATTATTAAACCGGCGCTTTCTCGAGGCGAGTTGCAATGTGTTGGCGCAACGACTTTGAATGAATATCGCAAGTATATTGAAAAAGATTCCGCGTTGGAACGACGTTTTCAAACGGTGAAGGTAGAAGCGCCTTCGGTGGATGAAGCGATTCAGATTTTGAAAGGTTTACGTCCGAAATATGAGGCGCATCACAAGGCGAAAATTTTAGATGTTTCGGTAGAAGCAGCGGTAAAATTGTCGGATCGCTATTTAGCGGGACGCCAGTTGCCCGATAAGGCTATCGATGTGATGGATGAAGCGGGCGCGCGGGCACGAATTGCTGCCACGATTCAACCTCCTAATTTTAAAGAGTTAGAGTCAAAAATGGAAGAGGTTCGAATCGAGAAAGAGACAGCTATCAAGAATCAGGATTTTGAAGCGGCAGCAGCTTTGCGTGATAAAGAGAAAGAGGCAAAAACCAATTACGAAGAAAAGGTTAAGGCTTGGAAAACGCATCGTGAGGAACAGATTGTGACAGTTGATGAGGATGATGTATTTCAAGTGATGTCTAAGTGGACGGGTATTCCTTTACAACGTTTGACGATGGAAGAGTCGGCACGGTTGCTTCGTGTTGCTGAGGAGTTGAAAGGAAAAGTGATTGGCCAGGATGAAGCAGTGAATGCGATTGGTCGGGCTTTGCGACGTTCGCGTGCAGATTTGAAAGATCCGAAGCGTCCTATTGGGAGTTTTATTTTCTTGGGGCCAACAGGTGTTGGAAAATCGCATTTGGCCAAGGTGTTGGCGGAATATATGTTTGGTAACAGTGATGCGCTCATTCAGATCGATATGAGTGAGTATATGGAGAAATTTAATGTTTCGCGATTGGTAGGATCGCCTCCCGGTTATGTGGGTTACGAGGAAGGGGGACAGTTGACGGAACGTGTGCGACGTCATCCTTATAGCGTTGTTTTGTTTGATGAGATCGAAAAAGCGCATCCCGAAGTTTGGAATATTTTGCTCCAGATTTTGGAAGATGGCATGATTACCGATAGTTTGGGTCGTAAGATTGATTTTCGCAATACGGTTATTATTTTAACTTCTAACGTTGGAGCGGATATTGTTCGTAAATCGACCAGCTTAGGCTTCGGCACAAAAATGGATAGCGAGAGCTATGATCAAATGAAGGAAAAGATGTTGGAAGAAACCAAACGCGTTTTTAAACCGGAATTTCTTAATCGTTTGGATGATATTATTGTTTTCCATTCTTTGACCAAAGAAGATTTGCGACACATTGTGGATATTGAAGTGGGCAAGGTAGTCACTCGTTTGCATTATAAAGAGATCGCTTTGGAATTAACAGATGCCGCGAAAGACTTTTTGATTGAGAAGGGTTACGATCCCGCTTATGGAGCGCGTCCTTTGCGTCGTGCTGTGGAGCGAAATATCGAAGATTATGTGGCCGAAGAAATTTTGAAGGGTAATGTGAAACCAACCAGTGTGATTAAGGTGGATTGTGAAGAAGGTAAGTTGAAGTTTGATATTACTACAGCGCCGCCGCTTAATATTGAAGGCTCAGAACCCGTTTCCACGCCACCGCCTCAAAATTCTTAA